The genomic interval TCGTCCGTCCAATCGCCTGCCCACTGAACCTCGCCGCGCCTAATCCAATAGTGAGAGCGGCATTGAAAGCTCCAGTTCCCTATCGATGGCGACAGCGAAACGGTTTCGCCGTCGAATATCAACTTCCAATCTGTTGGAGTGAGCGGGGTCACAACCTCCATCCCGCAGCCGCACGCACAGCTATGCACGACAGTTGCAAACTCGGTCGAGACGTAGAGCTTGCCGGGTTGGACCTTTTCCGGGATCGCATCGACAAATTCATGGGTAAGGCACACAATTTTACTCATTGGACATGTGGTTCCCATCAATCGTGTAATTCGAATTCATCTCGCCTTCTAAGTCGAGGTAAATGCCGTTGATCTTCTCTTACTTCATCACGGCGTGGCAGGCGTTGAGCGCGTTGAGTTCCGCGATCTGCACATTCTTCGTGTAGGCCGCGTCGGGATCGCCGTCGCCGAAGCGAACATGCTTCTGGAATGTTCCCCGATCTTCAGGCGTACTGGCGCTGGTGCGTACGACTCCAAGAAGCTTTCCCTCGGCAACGACGATGCTCATGCCAACGTCGACAAAGAATGCGCCATCAGATTACATGCATATTGCGAAGGGTATATCACTTGCGAGTATCACGGAATGTTCTGTCCTCAAATCGCTCTCCGTCAAGCCAACTGATAGCGCCTCACAATCCGGAGCGCCGCGTAGCAGTTTGAGATG from Aurantiacibacter spongiae carries:
- a CDS encoding DUF6527 family protein, with product MGTTCPMSKIVCLTHEFVDAIPEKVQPGKLYVSTEFATVVHSCACGCGMEVVTPLTPTDWKLIFDGETVSLSPSIGNWSFQCRSHYWIRRGEVQWAGDWTDEEIAAGRANDHTNKERRYDREIRGGRVAISSKKRGLAKRLLDWLFGR